The genomic stretch TGTAAGAAGAACATAAGAAGTTTGACAGTGGATAAGCTTATTACCGTTAACCACAATGGGAAGGGCTAAgtctcttcctcctctcacTAAAGCTCAGGCTCCGCACAATATTTGGAAGGCAGCAATGTGCAAAATGAGTTGGTTTATCTTTTCCAGATTTGGAACCTCTGTGTGGAGTTGTTTCATTGCTGCGGACAGAGCTTTCTGCATATTGATATGGACTTCCATTTGTATATTTTGAAGGTAGGTAAACAGCAATAGGCTTGCCGTTGACCGTGTCTTGGAAACTTTGGTTGTCATCAGCCAGATCGTCGTTGATGTTCTCTCGAAAGAGCTCGATTAGTTGCTTCTTCCTATCAGCTGGAGAAGGTTCAGGTATTGACCTGGCTGAACTACTACTACAGAGAGACTCTTCACATGGAAGAGGAATTTCTATATAGCTGCCTTGGTGAATAGGAGTAGTGCCACATGATGGAGTAAAATCTACATAAATGAAGTAACCTAATCTTAAACCAAAGATGTAGGCATAGAAATGCTAACGATGATTTATGTTAAAACACATAAGTTTCTTGGAAGAAACTAAGCCACAGAAAGAAATACAAGGAAACCTCACCACCATCGACGCTGAGGTAATCTTCACAATCAGACTCTATCCAGGGATGAGAATCAAAAAACATATCCTCTCGGTTACCTGAATAAGCAAGAGACACGCGAAGCAGGTTAGGAGAGCAGGTCAAGAGGAACAGCAACACAAGTACAGACGCGGTGTGAAACAGGATACAAAAACTGCAGGAGTTAGCACACGGTGTGAGAACCTTAAAGAATATGATCTTAATTGATGCCAAGTTGCATCTTGATGAGTAAACatgtaaaattttcaattttatatgctAATGGAAAATGGGTAATCAGTGTTTCATGTTCAAGACAAAAATAGGGCACAGATCAATAGAAGATCGTCAGGTTGTTCATATTAACCAGAGAGCTTTGTAAGGACAATGTCCTTGGGATACCTTGGCCTCGAACGAACATCTTCAAGCATGAAGTTCTATAATTTCTAGGAGGTTTTATCTAATTAACTGATTATGCATTTCAACATTTCTTCAGAGTAAATCATAAGTTTAAACTGCAGTTTGCTGAATGCGTTGCAGACATTATGGAGATTTCGGAAAGACTACCTAGCATATATTCAGACTTTTAAAATGTAGTCCTCGTACGAGCAAACTGCAGAACCCCACTATTATCATGGAAGGAAATTCATACATTTCCCGTATAGGAAAGAAGTAGTCTGCAGCTGAAACGTTCctcttcattttcatcatcGGATAGATGAAAAGAGGTAAATCAACGAATCACATGACTGACAAGGATTCCATCACTAACAATAAACAAGATGCAACCAGCTGCAGCCACCAAAATTAAGATCGCAGCCAAATGAGGGACATCTATTGCATTCCATTTCAACATTTATAGGATCAGCATCTATCTCAACATTTCATACTTACAAACCACTCAATTGGAAagcaaaacaggaaaaaaaaaaagaggatatgTAAGGGAAAGGGGTGAGAATGTCAAGAGAGGATATTGGTATACACGAAAGATGAAAATTTACAtgataaaataaacttaaaatcttACTCGAGTCATTAACACTGGCTTGATAAGGCACTGGCGACAAGGACTGGGGCTTGGGATTGAGTTGTTCAGTCATGGAGTGATCACCATTCACTGTGCTGCTGTCCTTCACAGGTGATTCAATATGGATACAGTTTCCTTGAGAATCAATGGTGCATTTGAGTTTCAAAGCAGGGCCTGTTTTCTTTTGAACTGAAGCACAATTGCCCATGTCTGTAACAATACTCTGTAAATCCATTACCGAACTTGCATTATTTGGACTTAATGTTGTTGGGAAAAGGGTAGTCACTTTCCAACTAAAGTCTGAGATAAAAGTTGATTGGTCTTGAAAGCCAAGTATGGCGTTTGCAGAGGGACCCCACCCTTTCCTGTAATTTCCTTTTCTAGTTCTACTGTgtatcaccaccaccactattTGTTAGTGGCAGCGGCAAGACAAGGAAAGAAAAGCTGCTTTTTGGTGGTTCCCATGATCTTAACTTTGCTACTATTGATCTTTTTTGGTGTTATATTATTGAACGCTTATTGACTTGAAATTCATCTGGATTTGGAAATGACAATCATGAGCTAgctgaacttaaaaaaaatgaacagagCATTCAGAAATCCCGAGATCACGCCGTAGTTTTCCTGTTATGAGGCTCCAAATAATCATTTTCTTAGTGGGATCTCTTATTGGCTTGTCGGCTGCCATTTCTAAATACAGACCTAACTATCTTGCTAATGGTGATGACTGCGTCCGCAAGAGATCCACATCTTAACTGTTTAAGAATTGAgcatagaaaaatattaagggatATAACTTAATTGGtcaggttttaaatttgtttttaaaagttattagtTTAAGTTTCACAAATCTTAAGACCATTAGAGACTTTTTAAGacttacatggttattaactGCAGGGCTCGTGAAATTATTCGAGGTGCACACAAGCTGACCTAGacactcacattaataataataataataataataaaagaattaagcAATGAAAATCTCGAGAGATAACTCAACTAATTATGTATTAGGTTTGCTTCTCAGACGTCACCAGTTCAAGTGCCATAAATTTAGAATCACTAGAAACttgcataattattaattttaaaataagattagtTGAGATGCATTTAAACTAGCCCGatgctattattaaaaaataaaaacaaaaaacaaaaaaaacaaaacaaaacgcaACCATGTCTTTCACGACAATGTAAATTGtgatgaaggatgaattaatATATGGGATAGATTAATCCTAACTTCACCTGGTCTCCAAATTAAACCCTGAATGGTGGTGATGAAATTTAAGAACACGCAACAAAGTGATTATGCCATTCCTTTCTGGTGGAAAAGATAACTTCAAATATATATGTGAGATGAAAATGATGTTTGCTGTCCTCCTTTTCTGTCGTTAGCCAATTTTGGTCCCCATACTGTTCTTTCCCTTTCGTCTTCTGGGCTTGCTTTGGAAAGGAAGGAGGTTTGGTGCATAAAGCATGCGGCGTGTTGACATATTTTGAGTTAAAAGCTAACCAACAATGATTGAAGTTTTCAGATATCATATGACATCTTGATACCAACGGATATCTAATGCGGTTCCAGACCCAAAATCCCGAATCTTAGGAGTCCATTTCTCTGGCTTGCTCTTGAATCTTGAGGGAAACAATAATTTTTCAGATTCagtctcattatttttatttttttaatttcacgaACCCTGCTGAGCTAGTCTAGATTGAGCATAAAGATCCACAACATGAACATAAAATACTGATTGACTGCATAAATATTCAACAAGGAATCATGATACTAAGATTTTCAATCAATGCTCAATGCTCCATCCAAACTAATCtatcaaaacaattgagtttttttattttactaattcgCCTTCACCTGTGTTCCTATGCATAGCTTCGGAATGGAAGTTTATTTGGATCTGGATTCCTGTAGACTGTATCATCAAACTCTCTGTTTCGATGTTTTGTCTTCTATGGATCTCTTTGCCTTAAAGGCACAGCCATATAAAAGACGGAAGTAATGTCACAGTAAGAATTGCTGAAAAGTGCAGATAAGCTAACTTTAATGATTCCTACGGTTCTGATAGGATACCAACACACTTCTACACGTTCTGATAGGATAACTTGCCACTTGTGGCTGTGTGCCTTCTTTAGTTTAGAAAAGCACCTTACCTAATTTTAAATGGGTTTCTGTGTGAACCTAAACAACCCAAAATTTGATTTAGAGCATGCAGATTAAGACCATCATTTTTACACTATAAAATAGTAAATTGTTACCTAAAACGCCACTTGGTTTAACCTGCGCTCTATATTTCATGGATGGAAACATGACTCTCTAAGCTTTTGTGGGGAGAAAAAGGGGAACACACTCAGCGGAAAATTCCCTCGCAGACAAAAACTGAAGAAATAAATTAGTCGTTGATATGGCGTGCAGCTGTGTACAGTGAAGCAAGTAAGCAGCATGCAGGTCCTAGGATGTCACCAGCACTTGTGCAAGTAAAATCTACCGATCAAGAAATTTAGAGTGGACAGAAAACCAAAATACGAGAGCCATTGAACATTTTTAAACAACTATCAATGCTGAAATTGTGATTGAAGAGAGTTTATTCACATGAACCATATAAAACGCCAAATACATTCACCATCATTTTCAACAATGGAACTATCAATTCTTACTCTTTAATCTATACTAAGAATCTCCGAGGATCGTCCTGTCCTCTTCTGATATCTCTATCCCTCTCCTCCAACCACAATTTCCCAACTATTTCCTTAACACAATCCCACAAAAGTCACCATTGTTCAGAAATCAAACTTGTAAGTATGGATTACAAAGATATAGCTGAGATTAGGATAAGGGCAAGGAGCTTCCTCTACGAAGAATACAATAACAGAAGGGTGTTCTTGAAGAGCTATCCTCTTCATTGTGGAGATGAGGAGCAGAACACGAGACAGCCATTGAAGAGATGGTCAGCACCACTAACAAGAGGGTAATCCTAACAGTATTTCACTGGAGTGCAGTGAAGGGTAGGTTCTGTTATAGAGGAGAGCATGAGCTCCAGAATTTATATCATGGCTTGTATCCAAGTCAGCGTCAATGCCCATATGGCCCTAATTCAGCTGAAATTCCACCTTTACTGCCTCCACTTGGCAATTGTCAGACAGGCACCCAGTGGTGGAAGTTCGGTGCTTTATTCTGATACTAGGACTCATTATCATGCAAAAACTTGACTTGTGACCCATAAAATCATCTTGCTAAATTATCACAATTGCACGACATGAAAAACATTCTACAGGCTAAATATCAGACAGTTAGGCATGAGTCAGTGTAGCAGAAATCATGATTTTTAGCATCCTAAAGCAGACACTAATTTCTAGGGCAAGTTATGCATGAGTTCCAAGTTATGCATCTTCTTGTCATGTTACTAGTAGCTTTCACTACAGAATATCCATGTTAATATAAAGAGATGGGGCAGAGAGTATGGTTTGCAACCCAGCTACTCTGAACCCAccctctccattttttttatcatcacagAGCTTAAAAATCTTCCCTAACCAAGTCCTAATTCAATGAAGACGACAACAGCACCAAGCCTGGTATGGGAAACACAAAATCCACTGGTACACAAGAAATGAAATCAAGCCTAAACTATGAAAAGAATTAACTTTTAAACCACACACATATTCTCTTATTAGAGCCTTAATATGCATGGCAATGCACAAACATGATGGAAAGCTGCCAAAGAAGCAGTCATTCAAGTTCATATAGAAGCAACATGCAACCAAATTGAATCCAACACAAACTAACACAAACAAATCAATGACACAAACAATCAGAAACAGAGAAAGAGTAAACGAGATAATCAAAAAGCAAGACCTTTTGCTTCCATGCTATctcataaaatcaaaaaataatttaataccaTACATTATATTGATGCtactatctatatatatttcattcatAGTTCATGGATGCGATATAAAAAACAGCAAATAAGAATGCATTCATCacgttataaaaaaaaaatcatcacctactaacataacaataaattggaaattaggaggaaaaaaaatcacttgtaCTCAAAAGTTGGCACAGGTGGTGCATCAAAACTCTCCAAAACCTCCGTCTTACTACTAGCCGCCGTcgattccttcttcttcttctctccacCGAACCACCCACCCAACCACGAACCCGACTCACCCTCTTGGGCCTGGCCCATGGGGAACCCTCCTGGCCCACCACCAGCCATAGCAGGGATAGGATCTTCATCAATCATGATAGGCATGCTCTGCTGATCACCCAGAACCTTGTTTAAGGCATAATCCCAGCTCCTTTCTATCAGACCCAAACAGAAACGCCACCAAATACAGCTGACCGAGCGGAGGCGCCAAGCCCTTGCCGCATGGAGAGAAAGCCTCCCGTGGCGGCGCCGGCGATGATTGAGTTCCAAGGATCCTCCTTCTGGCGGAGGTAAACCATCGAACAGTCAAAGGCGGAGAAGAGGCCTCCCCACACGGCGAAACTGCCTCCAACAAAAGAAGCGCGGCGCATTCATTCGAACGGCTTGTGTACCGCCCATAAGACGTGCACCGCTGGGAGAATTGTGGACGCCTTTTAGGAAGTGGAAAGCCGAGCCGCCAACAGCTCCCATTCCAAAAGCGCCGCCGATGTCGTCCAGAATCCGGTCTGGACACGGCTCTCTAGAAGTCTCAGGCGTCCCCATCGATCGAAATTGCCCACCGACTTAGgggttcttttattaaaaaattaattccggATCGTGAAAGAGAGGGAGCTACCTTGCTAGGGCTCCTTTCTTTCTGCCTTTCCAAGTCCCTTAGGTTCATTTTGACCTTACGCCCCAGCG from Populus alba chromosome 8, ASM523922v2, whole genome shotgun sequence encodes the following:
- the LOC118058167 gene encoding uncharacterized protein At3g27210, which codes for MDLQSIVTDMGNCASVQKKTGPALKLKCTIDSQGNCIHIESPVKDSSTVNGDHSMTEQLNPKPQSLSPVPYQASVNDSSNREDMFFDSHPWIESDCEDYLSVDGDFTPSCGTTPIHQGSYIEIPLPCEESLCSSSSARSIPEPSPADRKKQLIELFRENINDDLADDNQSFQDTVNGKPIAVYLPSKYTNGSPYQYAESSVRSNETTPHRGSKSGKDKPTHFAHCCLPNIVRSLSFSERRKRLSPSHCG